Proteins encoded in a region of the Haloarcula sp. CBA1129 genome:
- a CDS encoding aconitate hydratase has translation MGQTLTEKILDDHLVEGELTPGEEIGIEIDQVLTQDTTGTLVWLQFEALGLEEVQTELAAQYCDHQTYQFDFKNTDDHRFLRSAAGTFGAHFSRPGNGICHNVHKENFAAPGKTMLGSDSHTPTPGGLGELAIGSGGLDVAVAMGGGAYYIEMPEVVNVRLEGELPDWATAKDVILELLRRLSVKGGVGKVLEYTGPGVETLTVPERTTITNMGTELGATSSIFPTDEQTEDYLERLGREDVFEDIGPDEDAEYADEIVVDLSDLEPLIAEPSMPDNVVPVSEVEGVDVEQVMIGSCTNGAYEDILPSAKMLEGRNIDKKTEMIVAPGSKQASEMLAREGWTAEMMAAGVNFSEATCGACIGIGHVPASDSVSLRTFNRNFEGRSGIEDDNVYLCSPEVATAAAIKGEIVDPRDLADELGDLEAPGLEMPDQYIGNSESDLIAPDNAVDDELIKGPNIGDVPLKDPLETEVGGEALLKMEDNITTDHIIPATQDILMYRSNVPKLSEFTLSRVDDTFAERALEADGGVLVAGENYGQGSSREHAALCPMYLGIETVLAQSFARIHKANLFNFGIVPLTIDEETYEKIEEGDDIEIVDDAAEAVRSGQEEFTIRVNDDWEATGKLDASEREREILAAGGKLSHTKQQHDDSGAAPADD, from the coding sequence ATGGGACAGACGCTTACGGAAAAAATTCTCGACGACCATCTCGTCGAAGGGGAGCTAACACCCGGAGAAGAGATCGGGATCGAGATCGATCAGGTGCTGACACAGGACACGACCGGGACGCTCGTCTGGCTGCAGTTCGAAGCGCTGGGCCTCGAAGAGGTCCAGACGGAACTGGCCGCCCAGTACTGTGACCACCAGACCTACCAGTTCGACTTCAAGAACACCGACGACCACCGCTTCCTCCGCTCGGCCGCAGGCACGTTCGGGGCCCACTTCTCGCGCCCCGGCAACGGTATCTGTCACAACGTCCACAAGGAGAACTTCGCCGCACCCGGCAAGACGATGCTCGGGTCCGACTCCCACACGCCGACCCCCGGCGGCCTCGGCGAACTCGCTATCGGGTCCGGTGGGCTCGACGTCGCCGTCGCGATGGGTGGCGGTGCCTACTACATCGAGATGCCGGAAGTCGTCAACGTCCGCCTCGAAGGCGAGCTGCCCGACTGGGCGACCGCCAAGGACGTCATCTTGGAGCTGCTCCGCCGGCTGTCGGTCAAGGGCGGCGTCGGCAAGGTGCTGGAATACACCGGTCCCGGCGTCGAGACGCTGACCGTCCCCGAGCGGACCACCATCACCAACATGGGGACCGAGCTCGGTGCGACGTCCTCTATCTTCCCGACGGACGAGCAGACCGAGGACTACCTCGAACGCCTCGGCCGCGAGGACGTATTCGAGGACATCGGCCCCGACGAGGACGCCGAGTACGCCGACGAGATCGTCGTCGACCTCTCGGACCTCGAACCGCTCATCGCCGAGCCGTCGATGCCTGACAACGTCGTGCCCGTCTCCGAGGTCGAGGGCGTCGACGTCGAGCAGGTCATGATCGGCTCCTGTACGAACGGTGCCTACGAGGACATCCTCCCGTCCGCGAAGATGCTGGAGGGTCGCAACATCGACAAGAAGACCGAGATGATCGTCGCGCCCGGCTCCAAGCAGGCCTCCGAGATGCTGGCCCGCGAGGGCTGGACCGCGGAGATGATGGCCGCTGGCGTCAACTTCTCCGAGGCGACGTGTGGTGCCTGTATCGGCATCGGCCACGTGCCCGCTTCCGACTCCGTCTCGCTGCGGACGTTCAACCGCAACTTCGAGGGTCGCTCCGGCATCGAGGACGACAACGTCTATCTGTGCTCGCCGGAAGTCGCCACCGCGGCGGCCATCAAGGGCGAGATCGTCGACCCACGGGACCTCGCCGACGAACTCGGCGACCTCGAGGCCCCCGGTCTGGAGATGCCCGACCAGTACATCGGCAACTCCGAATCGGACCTCATCGCGCCGGACAACGCCGTTGACGACGAACTCATCAAGGGCCCGAACATCGGCGACGTGCCGCTGAAGGACCCGCTGGAGACGGAAGTCGGTGGTGAAGCCCTCCTGAAGATGGAGGACAACATCACGACGGACCACATCATCCCGGCCACACAGGACATCCTGATGTACCGGTCGAACGTCCCGAAGCTCTCCGAGTTCACGCTCTCGCGCGTCGACGACACGTTCGCGGAGCGCGCACTCGAAGCCGACGGCGGCGTCCTCGTCGCTGGCGAGAACTACGGCCAGGGCTCCTCGCGTGAACACGCGGCCCTGTGCCCGATGTACCTGGGAATCGAGACCGTCCTTGCACAGAGCTTCGCCCGCATCCACAAGGCGAACCTGTTCAACTTCGGTATCGTCCCACTCACCATCGACGAAGAGACTTACGAGAAGATCGAGGAAGGCGACGACATCGAGATCGTCGACGACGCAGCCGAAGCCGTCCGCTCCGGTCAGGAGGAGTTCACCATCCGCGTGAACGACGACTGGGAAGCGACCGGCAAGCTCGACGCCTCCGAGCGTGAACGCGAGATCCTCGCCGCCGGTGGCAAGCTCTCGCACACGAAACAGCAGCACGACGACAGCGGCGCTGCACCTGCAGACGACTAA
- the rimI gene encoding ribosomal protein S18-alanine N-acetyltransferase, giving the protein MTTVAPDGPETPDTPAVRRAVRADLIEVHRIEQASFPQPWPFSALESYLDEAGFLVAETGNDDDDPPAVAGYVIADTVPNHGTPLGHIKDLAVRPAYRRQGVASALLQRAMEVIGQTGAGSIKLEVRADNDGARQLYRRFGFEHRKTIPNYYSNGEDALVMVRLL; this is encoded by the coding sequence GTGACAACGGTCGCTCCTGACGGACCGGAGACGCCGGATACGCCAGCGGTCCGGCGCGCCGTCCGCGCGGACCTCATCGAGGTCCACCGCATCGAGCAGGCGTCGTTTCCACAGCCGTGGCCGTTTTCGGCGCTGGAGAGCTATCTCGACGAAGCGGGGTTTCTCGTCGCCGAGACTGGCAATGACGACGACGACCCGCCCGCCGTCGCGGGCTATGTCATCGCGGATACAGTCCCGAACCACGGCACGCCGCTCGGTCACATCAAGGACCTCGCGGTCCGGCCGGCGTACCGACGACAGGGCGTCGCAAGCGCGCTGTTACAGCGGGCGATGGAAGTCATCGGCCAGACTGGGGCAGGGTCAATAAAGCTGGAGGTCCGGGCCGACAACGACGGGGCACGACAGCTCTATCGGCGCTTCGGGTTCGAGCACCGCAAGACCATCCCGAACTACTACAGCAACGGCGAGGACGCGCTCGTGATGGTTCGCTTGCTGTAA
- a CDS encoding DUF5809 family protein, whose translation MDTEGQFAPASAAEARERYGALGSTAQVVVKEVAKAMGLDAEAYEERVTSEVVETARDVLFAESLAVQVGSMAEFEAWREDTDCEVTLVGAKNVDNVVWHAAPFAEQAVAATFQDKRRAAVGTLRRQAFGSIYREVV comes from the coding sequence ATGGACACTGAGGGGCAGTTCGCGCCGGCATCGGCAGCCGAGGCCCGCGAGCGCTACGGCGCGCTCGGGTCGACAGCGCAGGTTGTCGTCAAGGAAGTCGCGAAAGCGATGGGTCTCGACGCGGAGGCCTACGAGGAGCGAGTCACCAGCGAGGTGGTCGAGACCGCCCGCGACGTGCTGTTCGCGGAATCACTCGCGGTGCAGGTCGGCTCGATGGCGGAGTTCGAAGCGTGGCGCGAGGACACCGACTGTGAGGTGACGCTGGTCGGCGCGAAGAACGTGGATAACGTCGTCTGGCACGCTGCACCCTTTGCAGAGCAGGCCGTCGCAGCGACGTTTCAGGACAAACGCCGAGCGGCAGTCGGCACGCTCCGCCGGCAGGCCTTCGGCAGTATCTACCGCGAGGTCGTCTGA
- a CDS encoding DUF5810 domain-containing protein, which translates to MGYACPVCDDPQADDVHLANHLAFTAMTGGDDHEEWLDERVPDWGQLGEDELSTEVVEYAAETEFPQVFEDTVDRSGDGHSHDHGHDLPQGADRHRGSNALSDHDSEVLAEARDLTREMLRDSDADAADADTSESDAGESGDETE; encoded by the coding sequence ATGGGATACGCCTGTCCAGTGTGTGACGACCCGCAAGCCGACGACGTGCATCTGGCGAACCACCTCGCGTTCACGGCGATGACCGGCGGCGACGACCACGAGGAGTGGCTCGACGAGCGCGTCCCCGACTGGGGTCAACTCGGAGAAGACGAACTGTCCACCGAGGTCGTCGAGTACGCCGCGGAGACGGAGTTCCCGCAGGTGTTCGAGGACACCGTCGACCGAAGCGGCGACGGGCACAGCCACGACCACGGCCACGATCTCCCGCAGGGTGCGGACCGCCACCGTGGATCGAACGCGCTCAGCGACCACGACAGCGAGGTACTGGCCGAGGCTCGGGATCTGACGCGAGAGATGTTGCGCGATAGCGACGCCGACGCTGCTGACGCTGACACGTCAGAGTCCGACGCTGGCGAGAGCGGAGACGAAACCGAATAG
- a CDS encoding rhodanese-like domain-containing protein, which translates to MDDEIDADELRSKLDEETVRIVDIRSPGAYERGHIPGSENVPFPSLVDEVERFEGDDEVVTVCPKGKSSVQAARLIASYEGFDGDVVSFEPGLNGWDGPLERANADGETPADTAAADGDTDEGPAAPF; encoded by the coding sequence ATGGACGACGAAATCGACGCCGACGAGCTACGGTCGAAACTCGACGAGGAGACGGTCCGGATAGTCGACATCCGCTCGCCGGGCGCGTACGAGCGAGGACATATCCCCGGAAGCGAGAACGTCCCGTTCCCGTCGCTCGTCGACGAAGTCGAACGGTTCGAAGGCGACGATGAAGTTGTGACAGTGTGTCCGAAAGGAAAGTCCAGCGTGCAGGCCGCCCGGCTCATCGCGTCGTATGAAGGCTTTGATGGCGACGTGGTAAGCTTCGAACCCGGGCTAAACGGCTGGGACGGGCCGCTGGAGCGTGCAAACGCTGACGGGGAGACGCCGGCAGACACTGCGGCCGCTGACGGAGACACTGACGAAGGCCCTGCTGCACCGTTTTAG
- a CDS encoding NUDIX hydrolase encodes MTREPAHEWPIVESEREYETGWYTGGYDRVRQPDGSEKDYYWAELPDAAVVVATTGDELVMVDQYRPTIREQCLELPAGIVEDNESYTTAGARELREETGFEAAGVSLIEEFSCSTGVLRHRRGIVFAEGLEPVDRELDDNEFLSVTTVPIDEALQVARREPANDATIEGILLAQADGLL; translated from the coding sequence ATGACCCGCGAACCGGCCCACGAGTGGCCCATCGTCGAGAGCGAACGCGAGTACGAAACCGGCTGGTACACCGGCGGCTACGACCGGGTCCGCCAGCCTGACGGCTCGGAGAAGGACTACTACTGGGCTGAACTGCCCGATGCGGCCGTCGTGGTTGCGACGACCGGTGACGAACTCGTCATGGTCGACCAGTACCGCCCGACCATCCGCGAGCAATGTCTCGAACTCCCCGCCGGCATCGTCGAGGACAACGAGTCCTACACGACCGCCGGGGCGCGTGAACTCCGTGAGGAGACCGGGTTCGAGGCCGCCGGCGTCTCGCTCATCGAGGAGTTCTCCTGTTCGACCGGCGTGCTTCGGCACCGCCGCGGCATCGTCTTCGCCGAGGGACTGGAACCGGTCGACCGGGAACTTGACGACAATGAGTTCCTCTCCGTGACGACGGTGCCCATCGACGAGGCGCTACAGGTCGCCCGCCGCGAGCCGGCCAACGACGCGACCATCGAGGGCATCCTGCTGGCACAGGCCGACGGCTTGCTGTAG